GGCGAGCACGCCCCCAACGACCTGCGGTCCATCCTCACTCAGCTTCAGGCCATCGCGCCGTACCCTTCGCATCCAGTGGTGCGTCCCCCTGTAGGTGATCCTGTTCAGATCAAGCAGTTGCTGGATATCGGCGCTTGCAACCTCCTAATCCCGATGGTGGAGTCGGCAGCGCAGGCCCGTCAACTCGTGGCGGCTACCCGCTATCCGCCGGAAGGGATTCGCGGAGTGGGAGCTTCTATCGCCCGGGTCAGCGGGTTTTCCCGAAGCGCGGCGTATTTGAAGACGGCGAACGAAAGTATTTGCCTACTACTTCAAGTGGAATCTGTAACTGGCCTGGAAGCCCTCGAAGAGATCGCTGCAGTAGACGGCGTAGACGGCGTGTTTATTGGTCCAGCAGACCTCGCAGCCAGCTTCGGCCACCTTGGTCACGCCGGGCATCCGGAAGTTCAGGCGGCCATTCAGGACTCGGCGCGGCGTATCCGGAGCGCAGGCAAGGTAGCAGGCATTCTTGCGACAGACGAGGTGATGGCCCGGACATACCTGCAATGGGGCTACACCTTCGTCGCCGTGGGGGTGGACAGCATGATGCTGGCTCAGCAAACCTCGGCCTTGCTGGCAAAGTTCAAGGCGTAAGGCCCGTTGCTCGTCACATGACGAGCATGGGGTGTGCAAACGAGGCAGAACGCCAGCCTGCACCGTTCCTCTCCCGTTGACGGAGGCATTCTTTCTCGGATGTCACCATCAGGCCGAAGACTCTTTAAGGGACCGGTGCGTGTCTAGAGCGCTTCGCTTGCTACACTGTGAGTCGCATGCAACCGTCTCCCTCTCGTGTTCCGGACGCGGACCAGATCGACCTCAAGCAGGTGTTCGGAACGCTGCGCCGCTACGCTCCCTGGCTGCTGCTGGCCCCGGTGCTCGCTGCAGGGGGAACCTATGCGCTCTCGAAGCGGCAGCCACCCGTATATGAGGCGACGACCAGCGTGATTGCCCTCGACAACGACGCGCAGAACTCGGTAATCAATAACACGTTGGTTACGGCTCCGCCGCTCCCGCAAGGCGCAGTAGATCAAGTGGTCCACAGCCGCAGCTTGGTCCGGGACGTGGTGGCGCGGCTCAAGAAGACCGACATCGACCCTGCCGTCATTCGAAAGATCAGTGGGGATTTGGAGAATGAACTGGCGAGCGGCACGTTCTCCCGCCTCAAGGTGCGGGCTAGGCTGGACACCCAGCAGCGCGGCGTGTACGAGCTCCGGGCGCGTGGCGAAACTCCCCACGCCGCCCAGCAACTTGCACAGGTGGGGGTGGAGTCCCTGATTGCCTGGGACAACAACCGCGCGAAGCAAGGCGTGATCCGCTCACGCAACAGTCTGCAAGCTCAGCTCAGGGACTTAGGCGTCCGCATTCAGGCTACGCCTGTGAACAGTTTGGAGCGGCAGAGCTTGGTGGCCGCACAGGGCTCGGTACTGCAGAACTTGTCGCAGGTGGCGGTGCTGGAAACAGCGGCGAGCGGTACCCTGGTGCTGGTGGCTGACTCAGTTGAGCCGCGTGCCCCTGTCTCTCCGAGGCCCCTGCGAAATGCCGCGCTGGCTGGACTACTCGCTCTGTTTTTGAGCGTTGGTGGAGCGCTGCTCACCGACAGCCTGCGTCGCCGTGTCAACGGCTCGGAGGACCTGCTGCCGCTGGGGCTGCCCGTGTTGGGACAGCTGCCACTGCTCCGCCGCCGTGACCTCGGGCAGGGCTTCGTACAGGCCAGCCAGAACGGACCGCTGTACGAGGGCATCGGCTTTCTACGCATCAACGTGCAGTCGCTGCTGCAACGCGGCACACACCGCCGCCTGGTGATGTCCAGTGCCTACCCCAGTGAGGGCAAGAGCTCAGTCACGGCGGCGCTGGCGCAGAGCATGGGTGCCAGTGGGCTGAAGGTACTTGTGATTGACGCCGACCTACGCCGTCCTAGCCAATCCAAGGTCTGGGGAGTGGAACGTGGCTCTCGACAACCCCTCCCGGGCACCGATCCCACACTTCCCCCAGCAGCCACGCTCAGTGAGATCTTTCTACGCCCCGAGGCTGGATACGTCACGCGGGTGGCTGAGAATGTGGACCTGCTGCCTGCCGGAGCACCACTCCGGGGTGCGGGGATGCCGACGATGCTCAACCAACCCACCTTCCGCTCGCACCTCGAACGCTGGTCGGAGGGCTATGACTTCGTGCTGATCGATTCACCCCCCATGCTCTCACTGCCCGATACCTTGGCGGTCGCACCCTTTACTGAGGGTGTCATGCTGGTGGTGGAAGCGGGCAAGACGCGTCTCAGTGACGTTGAGCGCACCATACAGAACGCTCGCGTGGCCAACGTGCCCATCCTCGGCTTTGTGGTAAACAAGATTGCTCGGCAAAGCAGTTCGTACTACTACGCTTATGGCTATGGAAGCGAGGGTCAGGCGGGAAGTCGCACTTCCAGTCCACAACCCTAAGTCCGAGTCAGGTCAAAGAAGACGCTAAGCGGCATAATGGACAACGTTGATGATTGGGTTGATGGATGCAGGAGTGGAGGAGACTCTATTTGCCCGTCTGGGCGACAGCTCCATTGGCTCGTTTATAGGGCAGTGATGTTCGTCTTCTCCTTTCACCGCCTGCACAATAACCTTACCGCCATTCTCGGAACTTTGTTTTTCGCCTTCGGTAGGCTGGCAGGGCGACCTCCGGTCCTGTTGGAGCAACAGTTCAAGGACAATCCTCCACCACTTGACCTTGAACTCGAAGTCTTGAAGTGCCAGGAACATAAGAAAGGGGGCCGAAGAGAAGTCTCTCTTCGGCCCCCTCTGTCTTCCTAATCTGTGCTAGCCCTCACATCCCAACGCGCGCAGCACGTCGTCAAAATCTACGGGGGTGCCCTTTGCTGGGGGGTTATGCGTCAGTGGAGTTACCTGGGGCATTGGGCTAGAACTTAGGACGAGGGGAGCCGGCGGGTAAGGCGTAGACAGTCCACCCAGGGGCATCCGGAGTCGCGCCAAATGTAGCAACACAACGGCCACCGTAAACACACCCACCACTAGAAAGACTAACGTGTCCACGGTCATGTCTTAGTGTCACTTAGAGGAGCCGGTTGGACATTAGAAGAGCGTGGTGAAAGTTGGATTTTCGCATAGGGGGGCTTCAGCCAGGCTTAAGCTCGGGCTAGGTGGCTCCCAGTAATTGCGGCATGGAGGGTCTGACGAATCGCCACGCCATCTTCTGCCTTCGCTGCCCGTTCCAGTGCAATGAGGAGCTCATTGAGGTCATGGGGATCAGGCTGCTCCGGGCGAGCGGTGAAAATCTCGGCGTGCTGCGTAGCAGAAACGCCCTCGCCATTTGTCAGAAGTTCCTCGTACATTTTCTCTCCGGGGCGAATCCCCGAATACACGATCTCAACGTCCTTGCCGCCCGACAGGCGAATCACATCGCGGGCCAGGTCTACGATTCTGACGGGCTCGCCCATGTTCAGCAGATGGACGGCCCCATTGTGCCCCAGCGCGCCCGCCTGCAACACGAGCGCCGACGCCTCAGGGATGGTCATGAAGTAGCGCGTCATTTCAGGGTGGGTGATAGTGATAGGGCCGCCCGCCCGGATCTGAGCTAGGAAGGTGGGCACGACGCTACCCCGGCTGCCCAAGACGTTGCCGAATCGAACGGACATAAACCCCTGCCCAGGGTGGGCCCGCACCGCGCCGGACGAGACCACGCGCTCTGCCACCCTCTTGCTCGCCCCCATCACCGACGTAGGGTTGACCGCCTTGTCCGTGGAGACGTTAACCAACCGCTGTACGTCGTAACGTAAGCAGCACTCGACGACATTGCGTGTGCCGAACACATTATTGAGAATCGCCTCGCTGGGCGACGCTTCCATCAGGGGGACGTGCTTGTGTGCCGCCGCGTGAAAGACGACATTGGGGCGATAAGTACGGAAAATCTGGTCCAGCCGCCCCGCCGATCGTACGTTAGCGATCAGAGCCACGAGGTCAATTTCTGGCCAGTCACGCCGGATTTCCTGCTCGATAGAAAAGATGCTGTTCTCACCACGGCCCAACAGGATTACGCGTCTGGGCCGGTACTTCACCACCTGACGGACGAGTTCAGAGCCGATGGATCCCCCCGCCCCTGTGATCAGAACCGTTTGCCCCTCCAGGTAGGAGTGGATCGAAGCCGTGTCCAGTTCTACTGGGGGGCGACGCAGAAGGTCCTCTACCCGCACCTCGCGGAGCTGATTGGCTGTTATCTGTCCCCCCACAAGTTCTGAAAACCCGGGAATAATGCGCGTCTGCATCCCTGAAGCCTGCGCTGCCTCCACATACCGCCGAACAGCGTGGCCGTCTGCTGAGGGCATCGCGACAATGAGCAGGTCTGCCTGCGCCTTTTGCTGAAGCTCTGGTAGCTGCCCCGCGCTTCCCAGCACCGGCAACCCCAGCAGCCGCCGTCCCTTCTTTCGGAGGTCGTCGTCCAGAAACCCCACTGGATTGAGTCCGATTGGACGGCGCAGCAATTCGGTGGCAATCATCCGTCCTGCGTCGCCCGCTCCAGCTATCAGGACCGATGTGGTAGCTGGGGTCGCCGCCTTCCGCTTGCGCCGATCCAGGGCGAGGCGGGTAAGAAAGCGCAGCCCCGAGAGTCCAGCGAGCGCCAACAGGCCCTCAATCAGTGGTACGGTCCAT
This is a stretch of genomic DNA from Deinococcus hopiensis KR-140. It encodes these proteins:
- a CDS encoding tyrosine-protein kinase domain-containing protein, with the translated sequence MQPSPSRVPDADQIDLKQVFGTLRRYAPWLLLAPVLAAGGTYALSKRQPPVYEATTSVIALDNDAQNSVINNTLVTAPPLPQGAVDQVVHSRSLVRDVVARLKKTDIDPAVIRKISGDLENELASGTFSRLKVRARLDTQQRGVYELRARGETPHAAQQLAQVGVESLIAWDNNRAKQGVIRSRNSLQAQLRDLGVRIQATPVNSLERQSLVAAQGSVLQNLSQVAVLETAASGTLVLVADSVEPRAPVSPRPLRNAALAGLLALFLSVGGALLTDSLRRRVNGSEDLLPLGLPVLGQLPLLRRRDLGQGFVQASQNGPLYEGIGFLRINVQSLLQRGTHRRLVMSSAYPSEGKSSVTAALAQSMGASGLKVLVIDADLRRPSQSKVWGVERGSRQPLPGTDPTLPPAATLSEIFLRPEAGYVTRVAENVDLLPAGAPLRGAGMPTMLNQPTFRSHLERWSEGYDFVLIDSPPMLSLPDTLAVAPFTEGVMLVVEAGKTRLSDVERTIQNARVANVPILGFVVNKIARQSSSYYYAYGYGSEGQAGSRTSSPQP
- the hpaI gene encoding 4-hydroxy-2-oxoheptanedioate aldolase, coding for MRVDTTNGFKAALERGETVYGLWLALANAYTAEICAGAGFDWLVVDGEHAPNDLRSILTQLQAIAPYPSHPVVRPPVGDPVQIKQLLDIGACNLLIPMVESAAQARQLVAATRYPPEGIRGVGASIARVSGFSRSAAYLKTANESICLLLQVESVTGLEALEEIAAVDGVDGVFIGPADLAASFGHLGHAGHPEVQAAIQDSARRIRSAGKVAGILATDEVMARTYLQWGYTFVAVGVDSMMLAQQTSALLAKFKA
- a CDS encoding polysaccharide biosynthesis protein, with product MRTARPPEANTALVKALLDVGVFSLAAVFAYWLRLEGGIERYVRDIAYYVLLTLPIRYIALNRFQTYRHIWQYVTFEDLAALGRMVAIVTGLLLLLTAFLRSLIFVPWTVPLIEGLLALAGLSGLRFLTRLALDRRKRKAATPATTSVLIAGAGDAGRMIATELLRRPIGLNPVGFLDDDLRKKGRRLLGLPVLGSAGQLPELQQKAQADLLIVAMPSADGHAVRRYVEAAQASGMQTRIIPGFSELVGGQITANQLREVRVEDLLRRPPVELDTASIHSYLEGQTVLITGAGGSIGSELVRQVVKYRPRRVILLGRGENSIFSIEQEIRRDWPEIDLVALIANVRSAGRLDQIFRTYRPNVVFHAAAHKHVPLMEASPSEAILNNVFGTRNVVECCLRYDVQRLVNVSTDKAVNPTSVMGASKRVAERVVSSGAVRAHPGQGFMSVRFGNVLGSRGSVVPTFLAQIRAGGPITITHPEMTRYFMTIPEASALVLQAGALGHNGAVHLLNMGEPVRIVDLARDVIRLSGGKDVEIVYSGIRPGEKMYEELLTNGEGVSATQHAEIFTARPEQPDPHDLNELLIALERAAKAEDGVAIRQTLHAAITGSHLARA